GAGCGGAAAGTATGGCCCACCCCCATATCTTCGGCTACCTCACGCATGACAACGTCGGCAGGCGTGTCGGATGGGTTGGTGACCACCCCGAGCATGCGAGATGCATTGTCATAGTGCGGAGTGAGTTCTGACTCCCAGTCGGTAATGTGCCCCCACTGACGGTGCTGGAAGTACTCGGTACCCGGCTTATACAGAGTGTTTGCGTAGTTAAGGGAACCACCGCCGACTCCAGCACCAGCGAGAATCATGACATCTTTCAACATGTGCACGCGCTGGACGCCAAAGAGCCCCAGCTTGGGAGCCCACAGGTACTTATGAAGCCGCCAGCTGGTCTTGGCAAAGTCTTTATCTTCGAACCGTCGACCGGCTTCGAGAACTGCCACTCGGTAGCCTTTTTCGGTCAACCGCAAAGCAGAAACAGAGCCACCGAAACCGGAACCGACGATTACAACATCGAAATCACGTTGTTTACTCATGGGAAAAGCCACCTTCTCTAAGGGCGTAACACTAATGCGCGGAACTCATGTTCCTAACCCTAAGCGGAGGTGGCTTTTCAGTAAGGTAGTTTTGCGAAAAAACTATCCGATTACTTTAATTACAAACCCTTTGGACGTACCGACAGCTCAACGCGGTGGAAGGACTTCAGGTTGGTAAAGCCGCACTTGGCCATTGCGCGACGCAGGCCACCGGCGAGATTGCGGTCACCGAACGGCGAGGCGGACGGGCCAAACAGAGCCTCTTCCAGGCTGACCAATTCCTTCTCATCGTCGACAACCGGCCACACCGCACCTCGCGGGTACTTCGGGTGTGCCGCAACAGACGGCCAGACATAGCCCTGCCCCGGGGCTTCGTTGACGGTTGCCAGCGCACTGGACAGCGCCACAGCATCCGCACCGCAGGCGATTGCCTTGGCAATATCACCGACGGTATCAATGCCGCCGTCGGCAATGATGTGGACGTAGCGGCCCTCGGTCTCATCGAGGTAGTCCTTACGAGCAGCTGCAGCATCCGCAATAGCGGTAGCCATTGGCACATCGATGCCGAGCGCATCCGGGGACGTCGTAAAGCCTGTACCGACGATTACACCAGCGGCGCCTGAGCGCATCAGATGCAGCGCAGTCTGGTAGTCGACAACGCCACCGGCAATAACCGGAACGTCCAGGCTGCCGATGAAGTCCTTGAGGTTCAGCGGCTCACCCTGAGCAGTGACGTGCTCTGCGGAAATCAGCGTGCCCTGGATAACCAACAAGTCAATGCCAGCTTTAATAGCCAGCGGCGCCAACTCACGGACGTGCTGCGGGGAGACACGAACTGCAGTGATCGCACCGGTTGCGCGGATTTCCTTGATGCGCTCAACCAACAGCTCCGTATCAATCGGAGCAGAGTGCAGTTCCTGCAGCTTGCGGTTCACTGCCTCGGATTCGCGCTTGGTGGCGGCATTCTTTGCCAACTTCACCAGCTCGGCAATCTTGTCCTGCGCATCGGCGTGACGGGCCCAGATACCCTCGGCGTTGAGAACCGCCAAGCCGCCCAGGCGAGCAAACTCAGCGACGGATTCCGGGCTGGCGATGGCATCTGTCGGATGCATCATCATCGGGAGTTCGAAATCGTAGGCGTCAATTCGCCAGGAGGTATCGACGTCCTTGGACGACCGAGTACGACGAGTGGGAACGAGTGCAATATCGTCCAACTCGTAGGTCCGGCGTGCCTCGCGGCCAATACCGATTTCAACGATGTCGCGCATGAGCTTTCCTCACATGCCCTTTCCGTGGAATTTAACTCGACTAAGCCAGTTTAGCGCTGGTAGTAGTTCGGCGCTTCGACAGTCATCTGGATATCGTGCGGGTGCGACTCGCGCAGGCCTGCAGCGGTGATCTGGACAAACTGTGCGTCGTGCAGCTGCTCGACGGTAGCGGAACCGGTGTAGCCCATAGCTGCGCGCAGACCACCGACCAGCTGGTGAACGATGGAGTCGATGCTGCCGCGGAACGGAACACGGCCCTCGATACCTTCCGGAACCAGCTTCTCTTCGCTCTTGACGTCAGCCTGGAAGTAGCGATCCTTGGAGTAGGAGCGCTTCTCGCCGGTCAGGCCGCGGCCCTGCATGGCGCCCAGCGAGCCCATGCCGCGGTACATCTTGTACTGCTTGCCGTTAACGAAGGTAACCTCACCCGGAGCCTCAGCGGTACCGGCCAGCATCGAACCGAGCATGACGGAGGATGCACCGGCCGCCAGAGCCTTGGCGATGTCGCCGGAGAACTGCATACCGCCATCGGCGATAATCGGAACGCCAGCCTTCTTAGCTGCGACAGAGGCTTCCATGATGGCGGTGATCTGCGGGGCACCTACACCTGCGACAACGCGAGTGGTGCAAATCGAGCCCGGGCCGATACCGACCTTGATGGCATCTGCACCCGCGTCAATCATGGCCTGTGCAGCACCACGGGTAGCTAGGTTGCCGCCGATAATCTGGATGTTCTCGCCGAATTCCTTCTTAACGCGGGAGACCATCTCAAGTACACCTGAGTTGTGGGCGTGAGCGGTATCAACAACGAGCACGTCTACGCCTGCGTCAGCCAATGCGTGTGCGCGCTTCCAGGAGTCCTCGCCGGTACCGATGCCAGCACCGACCAGCAGACGGCCGGAACCATCCTTGGAAGCATTCGGGTACTGATCCTTCTTGACGAAGTCCTTGACGGTAATCAGACCAGTCAGACGGCCTTCGCCATCGACGATCGGCAGCTTCTCCACCTTGTGAGCGCGCAGCAGGTTCAGCGCCGCATCGCCAGACACACCCTGCTCAGCCACGACGAGCGGCATCGGTGTCATGATTTCGGAAACCTTGCGGTTCAGGTCTGCCTCAAAACGCATGTCGCGGTTGGTGCAGATACCGACCAGCTTGCCGTCCTCGTCGACGACCGGCAGGCCCGAGATGCGGTAACGAGCGCACTTGGCATCTACTTCGGCGATGGTGTCATCCGGGGAACAGGTCACCGGGTCGGACACCATGCCAGCCTCAGAGCGCTTTACAATCTCGACCTGCTGAGCCTGCTCCTCGATGGACAGGTTGCGGTGCAGGATACCCATACCGCCCTGGCGGGCCATGGCAACAGCCATGCGAGCCTCGGTGACGGTGTCCATAGCAGCGGACACAATCGGAATGTTCAGACGCAGCTCACGAGTGAGCTGCGTCGAAGTATCAACGCCGGAGGGGATAACGTCCGAAGCGTCCGGCAGAAGCAGGACGTCATCGAATGTAAGGCCGACTAGTGGAATCTTGTTGGGATTGTCTCCGCCGAGGCTAATTCCCGTGGGGTTGGTCATGGACTCCTCCTGCTCCACCCTTGCCGACATCCGGCCAGGGGCGCTATCGCTTCGTGGTTGCCAAACGTTATATACAGGGTAGTCCTTAAGTGATAGAACGCGACAATTAGACGGAGCGACAGGCGCCCGACAAGGGTTAGCCAAAAGCTAGCTGAGGGTTATACCAAGGTGAACTAAACCCCAACTAAGTAGATTGCCAATCGTCAGGATTGCCGTACAGAGCTGTTACGGTAGTGATTGTGAACCATAACTTTTTCTCATCCATGCCGCGGGATCCGTTCGAGGGAGATCCCAATGACCCGGCAAGCTTTCTCGAGCCGGATGAGCCGTTTGCTCCGCTGACAGACCAGGAACGTCGAGAGGTTCTTGAAGATCTGGCCGCAGTTCGCCTATTCCGCACCGCTTTGAGCCCAGAGGGATTACTGGGTGTCTGCATGTTGTGTGAGGACTGCGGTGACGAGCACTTTTACAACTGGGAAGTTTTGGAAAACCACTACCTGATGCTCCTGTCTGGACAGGCGTCCCCGGTTCACGAGCCACAATTCGATCCAGACCCCTCCCGTTACGCTCCATGGGACTACTGCGCAGGCTTTGTCGACGGTCTGCGTTCTCGCCGACCTGGCCGTTTCTAAAAATTTGGTAAGAGTTTCACGGAATTGTTTGCGTAGTATCCCGGCTGGCCTCCTTAGGTTTACCAACCGTTCATTGTTGGCCTCCACACTTGAGCTCACTGCTTCAAGAAAGCTCAATGAAGGAGACATCAATTCCGATGACGTACATCGACCACTTGCCCGGGCCCAATGCGGATTTGTGGGATTGGCAGCTGCACGGCTCTTGCCGCGGGCAGGACTCCGCGACCTTCTTCCACCCGGAAGGCGAGCGCGGACGCGCACGCAGCCTACGCGAAGCCCGTGCGAAGGCTATCTGCCGTTCTTGCCCCGTTCTTATGCAGTGCCGTAGTCACGCACTCAAGGTTGGTGAGCCATACGGCGTCTGGGGTGGTCTCAGCGAATCTGAACGAAATGAAATCCTTCGAGCTAAGCCGGCCTCACGTGAACGCGAACTTGAACGCGTTCTAGTCGCTGCCATGTAGTCCCTCCCCTTCTCTCGGACTCCAGCCAGTTCCAGTTCACATAAAACCAAAATGCTCCCCACCCTCAGATTGAAAGGCGGGGAGCATTTCACGTACTAGCAGCTAGCACACTAGCTCATTAGCAATTAGTGAGCGTGATCGTGCTCCGGCTCCTCTTCCGGCTTGTCCACAACGGAAGCCTCAGTGGTCAGCAGCATGCGTGCCACGGAGGTTGCGTTGACGACTGCGGAGTGAGTGACCTTGACCGGGTCAATGACACCGGACTCAATCAGGTTCTCGTAAGTGTCAGTAGCAGCGTTGTAGCCGTTGCCGTTCTCCTGCTCGCCGATGTGGTAAACGACAACTGCGCCATCCTTACCAGCATTCTCAGCAATCCAGAAAGCCGGGCGGATCAGAGCCTTGGCAACTGCACGGACACCGACTGCCTCGTCACCCTCGAACTCGTCAGCAAATGCCTCGAGTTCACGGGAAATCTGCACCAGTACGGAACCGCCACCGGCGATGACGCCTTCCTGAGCTGCTGCACGAGCAGCGTTAATGGCATCCTCGACGCGCAGCTTGCGCTCGTTGACCTCGGTCTCGGTTGCAGCGCCGACCTTAATAACAGCCACACCGCCTGAGAGCTTCGCCAGACGCTCTTCCAGCTTCTCGCGGTCCCAGTCAGAGTCAGTGCGCTCAATCTCGGCACGAATCTGGTTACGACGCTCTTCCACGGCCTCAGCGGTGCCGGCACCGTCAACCAGGACGGTCTCGTCCTTGGTAATGGTGATGCGGCGTGCGTTACCCAGCACCTCAAGTCCAACGTCCTTCAGCTGCATGCCAGTGTCAGCCGTAACGACGGTTGCACCGGTGACAACTGCCAGGTCATCCATGAACGCCTTACGACGGTCACCGAAGTACGGTGCCTTCACTGCGGCAACCTTCAAGGTCTTGCGCATAGCGTTGATAACCAGCGCGGACAGAGCCTCGCCCTCGATATCCTCAGCCATGATCAGAGTCGGCTTGCCGGACTCGGCAATCTTCTCCAGAATCGGCAGGAACTCCGGCAGGGAGGAAATCTTCTCGCGGACCAGCAGCACCTGTGCACCGTCGAGAATTGCCTGCTGAGCCTCAACGTCGGTAATGAAGTACGGCGAGAGGAAGCCCTTGTTGAAGGACACGCCCTCGGTCACGGACAGCTCGGTGGCAATCGACTGCGACTCCTCCACAGAGACGACGCCGTCCTTGCCGACCTTGTCCATGGCACCTGCAACCAGGTCACCGATTTCAGTGTCGCGCGAGGAAACGGTTGCCACCTGTGCGATGGCAGCAGAGCTGCTGACCGGGGTGGCACGCTGCTTCAGCAGCTCAACCGCCTTGTCGGATGCAGCGTGAATACCGCGATTCAGAGAAATCGGGTTTGCGCCAGCTGCAACGTTGCGCAGACCCTCGTGGACCAACGCCTGTGCCAGCAGCGTTGCGGTAGTAGTGCCGTCGCCGGCAACGTCATTGGTCTTGACCGCAACGGACTTAACCAACTGCGCGCCGAGGTTCTCAAACGGATCCTCAACGTCGATGTCGCGGGCGATAGTCACACCGTCATTGGTGACCAGCGGACCGCCGAAGGCCTTGTCCAGGACTACGTTGCGACCCTTCGGGCCAAGCGTGACCTTGACTGCGTCGGCAAGCGTGTCCACACCGCGCTTGAGGCCTTCGCGAGCCTCTTCGTTAAAAGCAATAAGCTTCGCCATGTGTGGGTACGTCCTCCCTTTAGTTCTCGATAACAGCCAGGATGTCGCGCTGCGACAGCAGCAGGTACTCCTCGCCCTGGTACTTCAGCTCAGTGCCGCCGTACTTGGAGAAGATGACGATGTCGCCTTCCTTGACGTCCATAGGAATGCGGTCATCGTCATCGGCCCAACGACCCGGACCAACTGCGATAACGGTAGCCTCCTGCGGCTTCTCCTTAGCGGAGTCCGGGATAACCAGGCCAGAAGCCGTGGTGGTCTCTGCTTCGTTGATCTGAACGAGGACGCGGTCCTCCAGCGGCTTGATGTTGACGTTCGCCACGATGAATTCCTCCATACATGCGGTGATGTGATGTTCTTGTGCCGGTTGGTCTGCCGTGCACAGCCGTCGTCGCGGGTGAACAACTGTGTGTCAAACAACCTTCGTTAGCACTCTACCTCTGCAAGTGCTAACACTCAACAACAGTGAGCGCTAATGCTAATTGGTCAGCTTGTCGGGGTTGCAAGCCATACGACCGAACACAGTAACCGTCATCCCGTGTTCCTTGATGTACTCATCGCTAAAGCAGGGGCCACCAGAACCGGTCGTGTAACGACTGTCTGGCTCCCTCCTTTGCCAGGCACCTTCGTCCCATTGGTAAACCGCCAGTCCCCCCACTGTTTGTGCGTCCACCTATCGCCCACCATCCGTCACAGGCGACAATCGTAAAGTTTTCCTCCGTGGTTGGGAACTCCGGCGCCTCACAGTCTCCGCTAAACGGAGCCGAGTGGTAATCAGTCTCATTGCATTACAGGTTCTTCCACTGGCATCGATGGGTCGGTCGGACAGGCGTAACCAGAGGGATTGACCCCTGCGGCAATTAGGTAGGCGGCAGCTGCGCCAATCATGACACCGTTGTCGGTACACAGCTTAATCGGCGGCACGTGCAGCGTAATTCCCGCCGAGGTAGCTCGCGCCGCTGCGAGTTCACGCAACCTCGAGTTCGCAGCTACACCACCACCGAGCAGCAGCGTAGTAGCCCCCACATCCTGAGCCGCACGGACAGCCTTCTTGGTCAACACATCGCAGACCGCCTCCTGGAAGGAAGCACAAACGTCCTCTACGGAGTATTCACGACCTTCCTTCTCCGCTGCCTCGACATAGCGGGCCACGGCTGTCTTCAAGCCGGAGAAGGAGAAGTCATGGCGCGCATCCTGCTGGCGCATCATGGCCCGAGGAAACGCGATGGCCTTGCGGTTTCCCTGCTTAGCCAACTTATCGATAATCGGGCCGCCCGGGTAACCCAACCCAAGCAACCTAGAAACCTTGTCGTATGCCTCTCCGGCTGCGTCGTCAAGCGTCGACCCGAGCTCCTGCATCGGGCGACCGACCCCCTGTACACGCAGCAGCTGTGTGTGACCGCCAGAGACCAACAGCGCTACAGCATTGGACAAATCCGCGCCGTCAAGGGCACCAACAGCAACGTGGCCACCAAGGTGGTTAATGCCGTAGAAAGGCACACCCCAGGCAGCGGCATAGGCCTTCGCGCCTGCCGAACCAACCAGCAGCGCACCGGCGAGACCAGGCCCCACGGTAGCGGCGACGGCATCTGGGATAAAAGTATCGATACCGAGCTTGGCAGCTGCTTGCGCACGCGCTTCGGAAACCACTGGCTGCAAGGCTTCCAAATGAGCGCGAGAGGCAATCTCGGGAACCACACCGCCGAAACGGGCGTGCTGTTCCATGGAGGATGCGACGACGTCGGCAAGCACTTCTACCTCAACAGCGGCAGGGGTGGCGGTGTCGTCGTAGCGCACACGCATCACTGCAGCGCCAGTCTCATCGCAGGAACTCTCGATTGCCAGCAGGGTCAACTCGGTCATAGCAGTCATGGTACTAGCGCACCATCGGGTCGCTTACCAGCGACCGAGTTTAAATTTCGAGGCGGCCGAGGTTCCTCACAGCGGCACGCCAGAGAGCGTATTCCTCTGGGTAGTCATCGCGGTAGTGGCGAACGGCGCGCATACCGTGCTTAATACGCTCAATTTCCTCGTCGCCGATATCCTCGCCCTCGGCGTCGACGAATACGACCGTTCCGCAAATTGCGGTGGTGGGGTCGGTGAAGAAAGCCGAGTTGCCCGTAGCAGCCTCATTGCGACCGAGGGACGCGACCGGGTTCGGTTCAGCGCCCTCAGCCTTGGCCGTCGGGTTGTAGAGAGCGGCGTAATCGACACCATCTTCCTGAAACGCCACCGAAACACGGTCGGAGGAAACTCCGCCGAGGAATGTAGCAGCGGCCTCCAACTCAAATTCGACGATGCGATGCGTCAGGTCAGGGTTCACCAGAAAACCTTTAATCATGGAAACAGAGGTACCGCACCGCATCCGCTCCCGCATCTCGAGAGCGCTACCCCCACTATGGCCGCGGGATGTTGCGGAGGTTCGACCGTGCCATGTTGATCATCTGACCAACGCCGCCGCCAAAGACGGTGCGAGTAGCGGCCTTGGAGAATCCCATCAGCATGTCCCAGGTGATATTCGCCGGGATGGACAGGGCATTCGGGTCGGTGATCATGTCCACCAGTACCGGGCCGTCGTATGCCAGCGCCTCTTGAATCAGGCGAGGTGCATCGGCCGGATCTTCAATTCGGATGGCCTTGATACCCAACGACTCTGCGACTCCGGCGTAGTCAACTGCGCCGTGATCGGTCTCGTGCTCCGGCAGCCCCTGAACCAACATTTCCAACTTGACCATGCCGAGCGAGGAGTTGTTGAACACAAACATCTTGATCGGCAGCTGCTGCTGCTGCACGGTGATGAGCTCACCGAGCAGCATTGACAGGCCACCGTCACCGTTGAAGGTAATGACCTGACGGTCCCGGTCAGCAGCCTGCACACCAATAGCCTGCGACAGTGCATTGGCCATAGTGCCGTGACGGAAGGAACCAATCTGCTCTCGCCTGCCATTCGGCGTGACGTAGCGTGCAGCCCAGACATTGCCCATGCCGGTGTCGACGGTGAATACGGCATCGTCATCGGCGTACTTATCAATCAGGTCGGCCACATACTCCGGGTGAATCGGGCGCATGTTCTCAACGTCATGGGTGTATGCCTCGATGACGTGGCTGAGCAGGCGCTCGTGGTTCCGCAGCTGCTTGTCCAGGAAGGAGCGGTCGGTCTTTTCATCCAGGTACGGCAGGATGGTTTCGATCGTTGCGGCCACATCGCCGACGACTGGGTACTTCACCGTGGTACGACGACCGATGGCGCGACCATCGATATCGACCTGGGCGACGTTCTTAGTCGGCAGGAAGTCGTTGTACGGGAAGTCAGTACCGAGCAGAATCAACAAATCAGCATCGTTAGAGGCATCGTGGCAGGCGCCGTAGCCCAGCAGTCCGGACATTCCGACGTCATAGGGGTTGTCGTACTGGATGTACATCTTGCCACCCAGCGCATGCCCCACCGGCGACTTAATCTTCTCCGCAAGCTTGAGCACCTGTTCGCGGGCATCCTTCACACCTGCGCCGCAGAAAAGCGTGACGGTTTTAGCCTCATTGATTGCGTCGGCAAGCGCGGCGGCCTGACCGGCATCAGGGAATACGACTGGGCGACCGCTGCTGATAGTGGAGGTGACGAACTCATCATTTTCCACTTCATGCGTTGTAATGTCGCCCGGCAGAACCAGCACGGAAACACCGTGGCCAGTCATGGTCGACTGGATAGCATGATGCAAAACGACGCCACCCTGCTCAGCGGAGTTCACCATCTCGCAGTAACCGGAGCACTCGTTGAAAATAAACTCCGGATGGGTCTCCTGGAAGAAGTTCGAGCCAATCTGGCGAGAAGGAATGTGCGATGCCAGCGCCAGCACCTTTGCGCCGTTGCGGTGGGAGTCATAGAGGCCCTGAATGAGGTGGGTGTTACCCGGACCGCAAGAGGCCGCACACACTGCTAATTCGCCGGTGACCAGGGACTCGGCACCGGCAGCGAAGGCCGCAGCCTCCTCGTTGCGGACGTGCACCCACTCAATGGAGGACTCACGCACCGCGTCGACAATGGGGTTCAAACTATCTCCGACGAGTCCGAAGATTCGCTTGACACCTTGATTCTCTAGGGTTTCTACGAGCTGCTTTGCAAAGGTTTTAGCCATGTGACCGGTCTAACGCAGAATAGTCGCTACGTCAACATTTAGCCGGCGGGCACAGGCCGGCACATTGTGTAAGCGTCCGCCCCAGAGCCCGGGTAGTAGTTTTTTCGTAGCCCCATATTTTCGAAGCCGTAGCGTCGATACATGGCGATAGCGGGTTCATTATCCGTGCGCACTTCCAAAAACACCGGGCCCGGATCCTCCGCCACAGCTGCCATCAGCGCGTCCATGAGCTGC
The nucleotide sequence above comes from Corynebacterium amycolatum. Encoded proteins:
- a CDS encoding pyruvate dehydrogenase is translated as MAKTFAKQLVETLENQGVKRIFGLVGDSLNPIVDAVRESSIEWVHVRNEEAAAFAAGAESLVTGELAVCAASCGPGNTHLIQGLYDSHRNGAKVLALASHIPSRQIGSNFFQETHPEFIFNECSGYCEMVNSAEQGGVVLHHAIQSTMTGHGVSVLVLPGDITTHEVENDEFVTSTISSGRPVVFPDAGQAAALADAINEAKTVTLFCGAGVKDAREQVLKLAEKIKSPVGHALGGKMYIQYDNPYDVGMSGLLGYGACHDASNDADLLILLGTDFPYNDFLPTKNVAQVDIDGRAIGRRTTVKYPVVGDVAATIETILPYLDEKTDRSFLDKQLRNHERLLSHVIEAYTHDVENMRPIHPEYVADLIDKYADDDAVFTVDTGMGNVWAARYVTPNGRREQIGSFRHGTMANALSQAIGVQAADRDRQVITFNGDGGLSMLLGELITVQQQQLPIKMFVFNNSSLGMVKLEMLVQGLPEHETDHGAVDYAGVAESLGIKAIRIEDPADAPRLIQEALAYDGPVLVDMITDPNALSIPANITWDMLMGFSKAATRTVFGGGVGQMINMARSNLRNIPRP
- a CDS encoding GuaB3 family IMP dehydrogenase-related protein, which produces MRDIVEIGIGREARRTYELDDIALVPTRRTRSSKDVDTSWRIDAYDFELPMMMHPTDAIASPESVAEFARLGGLAVLNAEGIWARHADAQDKIAELVKLAKNAATKRESEAVNRKLQELHSAPIDTELLVERIKEIRATGAITAVRVSPQHVRELAPLAIKAGIDLLVIQGTLISAEHVTAQGEPLNLKDFIGSLDVPVIAGGVVDYQTALHLMRSGAAGVIVGTGFTTSPDALGIDVPMATAIADAAAARKDYLDETEGRYVHIIADGGIDTVGDIAKAIACGADAVALSSALATVNEAPGQGYVWPSVAAHPKYPRGAVWPVVDDEKELVSLEEALFGPSASPFGDRNLAGGLRRAMAKCGFTNLKSFHRVELSVRPKGL
- a CDS encoding WhiB family transcriptional regulator translates to MTYIDHLPGPNADLWDWQLHGSCRGQDSATFFHPEGERGRARSLREARAKAICRSCPVLMQCRSHALKVGEPYGVWGGLSESERNEILRAKPASRERELERVLVAAM
- the groES gene encoding co-chaperone GroES, whose protein sequence is MANVNIKPLEDRVLVQINEAETTTASGLVIPDSAKEKPQEATVIAVGPGRWADDDDRIPMDVKEGDIVIFSKYGGTELKYQGEEYLLLSQRDILAVIEN
- a CDS encoding DUF5319 domain-containing protein — encoded protein: MPRDPFEGDPNDPASFLEPDEPFAPLTDQERREVLEDLAAVRLFRTALSPEGLLGVCMLCEDCGDEHFYNWEVLENHYLMLLSGQASPVHEPQFDPDPSRYAPWDYCAGFVDGLRSRRPGRF
- the tsaD gene encoding tRNA (adenosine(37)-N6)-threonylcarbamoyltransferase complex transferase subunit TsaD produces the protein MTLLAIESSCDETGAAVMRVRYDDTATPAAVEVEVLADVVASSMEQHARFGGVVPEIASRAHLEALQPVVSEARAQAAAKLGIDTFIPDAVAATVGPGLAGALLVGSAGAKAYAAAWGVPFYGINHLGGHVAVGALDGADLSNAVALLVSGGHTQLLRVQGVGRPMQELGSTLDDAAGEAYDKVSRLLGLGYPGGPIIDKLAKQGNRKAIAFPRAMMRQQDARHDFSFSGLKTAVARYVEAAEKEGREYSVEDVCASFQEAVCDVLTKKAVRAAQDVGATTLLLGGGVAANSRLRELAAARATSAGITLHVPPIKLCTDNGVMIGAAAAYLIAAGVNPSGYACPTDPSMPVEEPVMQ
- the groL gene encoding chaperonin GroEL (60 kDa chaperone family; promotes refolding of misfolded polypeptides especially under stressful conditions; forms two stacked rings of heptamers to form a barrel-shaped 14mer; ends can be capped by GroES; misfolded proteins enter the barrel where they are refolded when GroES binds), giving the protein MAKLIAFNEEAREGLKRGVDTLADAVKVTLGPKGRNVVLDKAFGGPLVTNDGVTIARDIDVEDPFENLGAQLVKSVAVKTNDVAGDGTTTATLLAQALVHEGLRNVAAGANPISLNRGIHAASDKAVELLKQRATPVSSSAAIAQVATVSSRDTEIGDLVAGAMDKVGKDGVVSVEESQSIATELSVTEGVSFNKGFLSPYFITDVEAQQAILDGAQVLLVREKISSLPEFLPILEKIAESGKPTLIMAEDIEGEALSALVINAMRKTLKVAAVKAPYFGDRRKAFMDDLAVVTGATVVTADTGMQLKDVGLEVLGNARRITITKDETVLVDGAGTAEAVEERRNQIRAEIERTDSDWDREKLEERLAKLSGGVAVIKVGAATETEVNERKLRVEDAINAARAAAQEGVIAGGGSVLVQISRELEAFADEFEGDEAVGVRAVAKALIRPAFWIAENAGKDGAVVVYHIGEQENGNGYNAATDTYENLIESGVIDPVKVTHSAVVNATSVARMLLTTEASVVDKPEEEPEHDHAH
- the guaB gene encoding IMP dehydrogenase; the encoded protein is MTNPTGISLGGDNPNKIPLVGLTFDDVLLLPDASDVIPSGVDTSTQLTRELRLNIPIVSAAMDTVTEARMAVAMARQGGMGILHRNLSIEEQAQQVEIVKRSEAGMVSDPVTCSPDDTIAEVDAKCARYRISGLPVVDEDGKLVGICTNRDMRFEADLNRKVSEIMTPMPLVVAEQGVSGDAALNLLRAHKVEKLPIVDGEGRLTGLITVKDFVKKDQYPNASKDGSGRLLVGAGIGTGEDSWKRAHALADAGVDVLVVDTAHAHNSGVLEMVSRVKKEFGENIQIIGGNLATRGAAQAMIDAGADAIKVGIGPGSICTTRVVAGVGAPQITAIMEASVAAKKAGVPIIADGGMQFSGDIAKALAAGASSVMLGSMLAGTAEAPGEVTFVNGKQYKMYRGMGSLGAMQGRGLTGEKRSYSKDRYFQADVKSEEKLVPEGIEGRVPFRGSIDSIVHQLVGGLRAAMGYTGSATVEQLHDAQFVQITAAGLRESHPHDIQMTVEAPNYYQR